The following nucleotide sequence is from Candidatus Jordarchaeales archaeon.
ATAATGGCTGCGTCGAACTTCTCGTCGAACTTCATGTTAGCCATGTCGCCTAAGATCGCCTTCGCTATACCTTGGAGGCCAGCTTTCCTTATTTTCTCGTTTGCATACTCGACCATTTCCGGGCTAATGTCGTACCCGACTATTTGGTAGCCATACTTGGGAAATGCGAGCAAATATATGCCGCTACCGCAGGCTGGTTCAAGAATTCTCTTAACTTCGAAATCACAGTATTTTTTGAAACAATTTATGAAGAAGTTTATTTCCTTTGAAACGTCACGGGAAAACGCAATATCATAATATCTGGGAAGACAGTAAATTTTATGCTCTCCTTCATCTGACTCCTTGTCTGCGCAAGTGTCAGAGCGCACGCCTAGCGTTCCACTAGGAGCAGAGCCACGCGAAGGAAGCGTTGATGCAGAAGAATTCCCCACCATGACAACCCCTCCGGGCAAGGACAGGAAAACTTTCGCACCGAATCAAAACATGCAACTAACCGCGTTACATTTGCCTTTTAACGATTTCACTTTTCTTTTTTTTATTCTTTACTATCATTTCCCTTTTTAACTCCTATTCCTCTTTTTTAATTTTGTGTCGCAATCGAATTGTTTCGAAGCATATTGTTCTGAGCGCTTGACAGCGACTATAGAATTGCTAAGAAAGCCCAGTATGTTATAACGCATATGATGGTTAGTGGTGCTCCTATTTTGACGAACTCGAAGAAGGTGAGCGTTTGGTTGTCTCTTTCAGCGTTTTGGATTATTATGACGTTGCTCGCTGCTCCGAGTATGGTTAAGTTTCCGGCGATTGTGCTTCCGGCTGCGAGCGCTACCAGTTGCTTTGTTGAAGTTCCTCCTAGCAGACCCATGACCTCCGGGTAGAGGTGGGCGTATGGGATGTTTAGTAGCTGGCTTAGCAGTTCGTTATAGTATTTTAGGAGGGGGAGGTATAGCGCCACGAATGGAACATTGGAGATGAATTGGCTTACGATAACGCTGGTTGCAAGTATTGTCGGAATAGAGGCTATGCCGGGGTTAAAGCCTATGAAGGATTGGAAGAAACCTGAGTCCCAGACGCTCTTCATAAGGATGAACATTGAGGCGAAGAATATCAGGGTGTACCAGTCGATGTTTTTTAGTATTTCAAATCTCCGCTTGCTGAATATGAGTATTGGGGCTGCCGCCACTAGGGCAATGTAGGTTAACCTGAACTCCGCAGCAAACCCGACGAAAACTAGCAGGATTTTCACGGCGATCATGGCGACGATCAAAATTAAGGACACTTTGGAAAGTATGGCAAGCTTCTCGTCACTGATAGGCTCCTGGTTCTGGTTGTTTAGATTTTTGCCGAACTCTCTCCTGTAGAATATTCTTAGTAGGAGGTATGCGGCGATGAAGCAGATCATGGTTGGGATAGTTAGATACTTGAAGAAGTCTATAAAGGGATTCTTCATGTTTCCCCCTATAGCTATTAATAGGTTTTGAGGGTTCCCTATTGGGCTCATGACGCTTCCAACAGTCACAGCGAACGCTAGAGAGAGTAGCAAGAGTTTCGGTGAAATACCATGTTTCTTGGAGAAGTATACCATGAGGGGGGTTCCTATTATCGCCAGTGTGTCGTTCATCAGGATGGCGGAGAGCAGACCCATACTGAAGAGAATGGTTAAGACAAGGTGGTCTACGCTTTTAGCCCTCTTGAAGATCCTATATGAGAAGTTGAGTAGGTATCCGCTGCGCGTCAAGGCTTCTCCAACGACGAACATTCCGAACAGGAAGAGCATGACATCTAGGTCTATTGCATGCAGAGCCTTGATCGGCGAGATTTCCTGAGCTAGCAGGACTGCTATTGCTCCACCGAGCATTATCTGCCAGATCTTAAGCCTAACTCTACCTATCTGTCTGATGGCGATCAGAACGAAAACAACAAAAAGGACTATCACTGAAATGCTGATGTGCATTGGCTATCACCTCGCTTACTGCAACGCGCTGAGAACACCGGACGGTATGCGACCTGAAAAATTAACATGGAAAGGTCTTAAGATGTTGAAACATTGAGAAAACGACGGAGGAAAAGCCAGGTAAAGAGTGTACATTAAACGGTAAAATGAGAAGTGATTAGCATTTCCAGCATTAGTCTGCATTTGAGGTCCCTTCATTAGACCGCACTTTATGCTCTGTCGGCATTCGTCCCCTTTGGAGGGGAAAAAAATTATGGCCAAGATATAAACTTTTTCGTAACTCTAACACGCGCGTAGGATTGACGATGACCACTTTGGAAAAGAGTTTGTTCTAGGAGGGACGATCAAAAAAAAAGTTGGGCAGCGGCAGTTTTCATCATACCGTTTCTTTTGCGAAAGAAGATTAACATTATGAGGATTAATAACTGTCATTCTCATATCCTGCCGGTAATTTCCGCTTTGTGTACGCCAGTCAAAATCCATCCAAGTTACAATTAACGGGTTCTTTAAAATGAATGACCAGCCGTACTTGAGACTGTGAACTTCGCCACCCTTTTTACTGACATGTGCAAGGCCTCCAGGCCGGCCTATTTTCTCGAAGAGTTTGCCAACGAACTTTCCAGATGACAAAATAAACCAGTATTCGGCCATTTATCGTAAAACGAGAGCAGGATGGAAGCTTAAAAGTCCTAAGGCGCCACCTGACCACATAGTCTGGCAACTGAGCTAAGTCGCTTTCCTTGGGTTTTGCCTAAAATGTTTCAGTCTCTTTTGTTCACCGAATTTTACAAACGGATGGACAAAACCCCTTTCAGGATTTTTCCTAGTCTTTCAGAGTCCAGCTTTCTTTTTGAACGCTTCTAACACTGTTTTCCACGATGATTCCGCCATGGACAACAAATCCTTCGCCTCCTCTAATGTGAAGAGCTTGTCACCGTGATCCGCTCGTTTCCTCGCTTGAAAAAGAACTCTCATAGCGTAAGCGACATCCTTCATTCCTAAGCTTTGAATAGTGTTTGCAAGTTTATCGTCCTTCTTCGAGTATTGGGCTCCTAGAGAGTCAAGGTACCTTTCCACGACCATTCTAAGAGCGAAGTATGCGGCGCTTACAGCCTTGTTGTAACATCCGACCTCGATGTCCCTTTTCGCCTCATCTAGCAGAACCTTCGACTTCGCCACGCTCAAACGCCCAGACCTCTTAGGACGACAAATCCACGGTGAAGCTCGATGGGAAGATGCTTACCAACGGGTCTTTTGGCGTGCAGATGATTGGGCTTAGCATGCCGTGTAGACCGGTCTGTTTTTCGGCTTCCATGGCTGCGTCCACAACCAGCCTCTCAACAAACTTCACCTCGCTCTCCACGACGACGAGCACGTTGCTATCGTAAACACGCTCCTCCGGCCCAGATAAGGCGGCAACCTTCACAACACCCGGAACAAGCCTCCTCAACTCACCAGCAAAAACCTCCACAAGCCTAACCCAGTCAGCATCCCGCACCTCCCGCTCCTCGATCATGCTCATGAAGTGTTCCAAAAGAGGGTCTTTTGGCGTGCAGATGATTGGGCTTAGCATGCCGTGTAGACCGGTCTGTTTTTCGGCTTCCATGGCTGCGTCCACAACTAGCCTCTCAACAAACTTCACCTCGCTCTCCACGACGACGAGCACGTTGCTATCGTAAACACGCTCCTCCGGCCCGGATAAGGCGGCAACCTTCACAACACCCGGAACAAGCCTCCTCAACTCACCAGCAAAAACCTCCACAAGCCTAACCCAGCGCTCGTCAGCCCTAAGGTCAAAGTAAACGCCAAGCATATCGACACCACTCTTAACTACTTCGCGGCAACTTTTTTATGTTTCCTTTTTCGCAACTCGCTCCGTAGTTTCAGACGCGTGAACTCAAACAACTAAGCTAGAATTTTTGATAAGTGAAACCCAGACACTGCATTTGAATTTACAAGACGCGCTACAAAGGGGAACCCTGGAGACTGTAAAAACTTAAAGAAGAAAAGTCAGAAGATCAATAACTTTCCCAGGCAGGTGAGAAAGGTGAGGGACGCTTGGCTGCTTAGCAGTTGCTACCTGCTGAAGGGTATTCTGGTTACTCCCAGCCTGTCGAATGACTGGTCGTCTGAGACCACTTTCCCATCAACTCTCTTTGCTGAAACTGCTATTAATGCGTCGAATAAGGTCACTCCCTCGCTGAGGAGCTTCACGGCGTCGGCGAAGTCTTTCACTTCAAATCCAGCTAGAAAGCGCAACCTGTACTCCTTCATGATGACTTCCAAGGCTGACAAGAGGTCTACGATGTCCTTGCAGGGGACCCCCTTCGACCGCAGGACTAGGATTAGCTCGAGCACTACGAATTCGGGAATATAGTAGTCTCCGCTGGTTTTCGCCTCTTCCAGGACTTTAACGGAGTGTTTGTGGTGTTTGTCATCGGGGTTAAACGCGAAGATGACTTGTGTGTCTAAGGCGGGCAATGTGTCACCTCGCCTCGTCGATTAAAAACTTTTCGCACTCTTCGCGCACTTGCCTACTCCACTCGATCCCGCTTAGCACCCTCCTAAAAACTTCGAAAGCCTCTTCCCTGACGGGTGTCATTATGATGCGCTCGCCCTCAACGTTCACACGGAGAAGATCACCCTTCTTAAGCGAAAGCTTCTTCCGTACACTCTTAGGAAGCACCACAACGAAACGCTCACCTACACGTACAAACTCTTCCAATCCAACCACCCTCAGCACGAATGAAACAAATGTTAGACAAACAATTTAAATCTGACTGATAAACCGAAATCATTCAAACTGAGTTCTAGTGTGAACTCAGGTAGCCGGAGGAAGAACTCAATCTCTAAGCCTCCTTTAAAACAAGAAAACTCTTCCGTTTTCACAATTTACTTTAACGAAGAAAGAATGAACCGCCAGCTGAACTGCTCTGGCATCTCTGTGCAGATGCGGAACTAATTCACAGCGCTTGCTCCTAGTAACTCTTTAGAGGAATAGTGAAGTCTCACTAGACCTCAAAAAGACCTTGCCAGTTTTTCAGGTTAACAGTAAAGGACACACTTTCACTTCTTAGGGATCCCGCGGTTAATTTCTTGTTGTCGCGAAGGAGAATAAAAAATAACTTTAATCGTTTAACATTCGGCATGAAAAAGATGTGCAAGGAAGGCCCCTTAAAGGGGAGGTAAAAGAAGACTTATGGTGTGATCGACCAAACGCATTCTGCTTCTCCGTCCGCCATGTACTTCGTTTGACGCGCATTTAGCCCAGTGTTTTCCACGAGCCGCATTACGCAGGAGCTGCATGACGCGCAACCGCACTTTATAGCAGCCCTTAATTCCTCTCCTGAAAGGGAGGTTATTGCGTAGTACTTTGGTTCCCTGAGCATCCCATTAAGCATATCATACCATGGACAGCGTGTAACCCTGAAACTTTCTTGGGAAACCTCTCCTTCAAGCGATGTCGAAGCAGCGTACAGCGTTAAGGCTTTCTGCACACTTTCCGGTCCGCTTCCAATGTTGTACGCGCGTTTCCACCCTTCGAAGAGCGGAGGAACACCGTTTAGAACCACGTCCGCTGCACCCTTACCCGCCTCAGAGGTTATCCTACTAGCCAAGCCTCCACCCAAAAGCGTGTAAGCGGTGTAGCCTTGATTCATCGCCAGGCCACCTAACACCATTGACGAAAGCTTTAAAATGTAAGTGTACGCCTCATAGTGTCTCTCACTATCGGTCGATCCTTTCAACCTCTTGCAATTAGCGGCCACAAACGGTACAGCTTCCCGCTCAACTTTCTCAACACATCTGTCTATTAAACCTGAAAGGTAATCCGCAGAGGGCAAAGAGGTTGAAAATTTATACGACGTAAAACCATGAGGCTTACCTATTTCCACAAGGAAGGTGCAGTTTGCGTCGCCAGCGGGTATATGTGTTATCCTCGACGCGCCAGCTTCCCCCTCAGTTATTAGGTCTACTGCGCCACGTAAGTAGCCGATGCATATCTCACAGCTAATGGGGTCGTTAGTCAGTACGACCATTGGCACAAAGGGACAATCGGTGACTGTAAGCTTGATCGCAGAGTTGTATTCAACATTGTGAAGCATGAGAACAGACCACATAACCAAGTCTTGAAGTCTCCCAATATTTTGAAATTTTTTCTCAAAGCCGAAATCTTCCATGATCATCCTGTCCACGTATTTTCCAACAGACACTGCACCCCGCAATAGTATGCTGCGTGCACCCTCACCGAAGTTTCTTACGAGCTCCGAGCTTATGCCGGCAAGACGCCACCCATTAATTACTACGTTGCTGACGTGCGCGTCTCCGAAGGATAACCCGTAGTTGTTTGCTTTTTCAAGTAGTTCCTTCCAGTCCATTTTTCTCAACCTCATTTGCGATTGTGAGATAATCGATACAAATAAGTTAAAAATGTTATGGTAAATGATGTTGATAATTGTAGATAACGCAATAACGAAGCTAAAAAATACAATCAATTCTCATTTTCTAGCGTAAGACGGAAGCCGAAACGTGTAGAAGAGAATTCTTCTAGAGGGTGAAGGTTGTTCCCACTGATGAAAATATTGTTTTTTCCGGTAACCTGTTTAGGAGGTGCACGGTGAACTTTATCCCGCTGCAGTGGAGGGGGGACACTATTTTGGGGTTTATTTCCTTAAGTTGTTCTATTGTCCAGTTGATGCGGTGTTGGGAGGCATGTATCATGTGTAGTCCGCCGATAATAGCGTAGACGTTGCGTTCTCCTGATAGGCGCTGTGCGTCTTCGATGGTGTTTATCAAACCCTTGTGGCAGCACCCTGTTAGCACTATTACTCCTTTCCCTTCGACTTTAACGTAAATGGATTTTTCATCATTAAAGTAGTCGGGCATGATTTTTTCGCCTGCTTCAACGTAGAATCCGGTTGAAAGCTCTTCCCGGTGCTGTATTGGTATCTCGCCGCTCGCCCACACTCCCGGTGCGAGTTCAACCGGTCCCGTCGCCTCTACAATTCTTAGCTTTCTCGCTCGGGCAACTTGTTCAACTAACTTTCTGTCTAGCTGCGGCAGCTTTGCGGCTTTTCCCTCCCTCGCCAGTTTCTCCAGAGTTTCTTTTGAAACTCGGATGTCTTTTCCGGATAGCTCCCCTCTAAGGACGTACTTTGAGCGGAAGACATCCGGATGAAGTATCACTTCAGCCTCGGGGCTTAACTCATCCATGAGCCTGATCAGGGAGCCAAAGTGGTCGTAGTGGCCGTGGGAAACGACAACCTTCTCTATGGATGAAGGGTCAACTTTCAGTTCGTTCATATTGTTGATCAAGGTACCTTTTGGCCCGCACGTGTCGAAAAGTATAGTGCGTGTTCCATGCTTCGTTCCAACCTGTAAGAGTAAGGATAAGCCGTGCTCGCCGAGGCATCCAGCTGTCCCGGCATGATAAACGTAACCCGTAAATCTCTCGTCGACCCTAAGTATAGGGTTCACGGTGTTATCCGCTAGGACAGTGATCTTAACCCACCGCACTCCAACACCAAGATCAACGCTCACATTTCTCATCTCCTAAACCATGGTTACGATAACAATACTTGACGTTAAAATTTCTCCTTGGCAACTAGCTGCTTGAAACCCAGAACCCTCTCCATTAGGCTGCGATCTTTTCTAAGGGCAGCCACAAAACGACTAACCAATAAAGGAAAACTCCTTGGGAATAGATTACCGTGCCTAGTATTTTTTTTAAAGAAAGTTCCTCATTCGTAGAACTTCGAAAGAGGGTGAGTGTTGTTGATTGTTAAGCCTTTTTGAATGATTAACCATGTTGAACCATGCTTGCCTCAAGAAGAGTAAAAACTTAATCAAAAAAGGGGAGAAAAGAGAATTTTTGAGGAGAAATGGTGGGATGTTATGCTGGTGTTTTAGGTTTTCTTCTTGCTGAGATTGCTGTGACAACTGCTAGTATGGCTGTCGCTGTTAGTCCAGTGGCAAGTGACGATCTGGCTGCCTGGTTTACCGTGTGTAGTGCTGCGATGTTTAGCATAGCGAGGACTTGAATGGAAGCTAGCATCTCTTCAGCCACTTTACTTTTGATCATTTCGATCGTCTCGTTGAGAGAATATACTGGAAGATCAATGCTAGACTCATTGTGCGCTAATATGTCAACCATGTAGAAGTAGTTCGGGTGGAGCTGGTCCTTGCTGTAGTAGTTGAGGAGTTGGTCAGCGTAGTGGGGTGAGCTCGGCTTGTTGCTTACTCCGTATGGGAGAACGCTCCACGATTTGATGTTGTTAGGCTCGAGGCTGACAACCATTATGAACGAGGAACCTCCAGTGCACCTCCACTCGCCTGTCTTCTCGTTGAACGTGTACCAGCGTGGGTTGAGGCAGCCAAACGGTTCACCGCTCGTTCCGCTCAGCCCAACTCTATACTGCCCTCTGACTACATAGTGGACGTTGTACCAGTAGACGCTAACGTTCCCGTAAACGTGAAGCATGTAGCTGACAGTTTCGTTCAGTGTTTCGACAGCTTCTTCCTGTGTAAGGTTCCCGATATACTCTTCAAAGTCCCAGATCGTCGCGTTTTCACCGTACTTCTCCCTGCACTTGTCCATTAACTTCTGAGCCCAAAGCTGGAATATTGTTGCTGCAGTCTGGTTCGTCATCTCCATGTCCCACGCTTTCAATGCTTCTATGGCATCGTTCAACTCTTGCCTGCCTCCTGGGACTGTGTCTGGAAGTTTGCTTATACAGTCACTTGCAAGGTAGGCGACCGAGACGTTGACAGCCATCTCGATCATATCGTCTATTGTGACGTTCGTGTCTGAAAGAAGCATGTTGTAGAGCATGTAGCCCCTCGTGTACCTGCTCATGCCTTTATTGCCGTTCCAGTCCACTAAGTAGCTGGGGAATGGGTTTGCCTCATGTCTCATCGAGACGTTGTTCGGCTGTATTGTGATGTTCCATGCGGGTATGTTGCAGTTTTGCATCCACCCGCTTTCAGGGTTCTCTTGTTGCGGTAGCTCGCCGAAGGGTATTACTGGGCCCCAGTCGGTTTCAGGAAGCCATCCTGGAACCGCCGCCTTCCAGTTGAAGGTGTCGTTTCTCTTTGGGCACACGCCGTTCCACACGTAGAATATGTTGCCGTAGACGTCGGCGTACATCACGTTAAATATCGCTGTTCCGAGGAGAGACCACGCTTCCTTAAACTCTTCAAGATTCTGGGCAGTGTTGATCCGGTACCATTGTTCTAAACCTACTATGTTCTTGCTCGTGCTGTAGTTCACCGCCAGCGCCCAGTGATGTGTCGTGTTAATGGTGAGGAGGACGCCGTGATGAGTGTAGTAAACAGGTATCTTCTGGTAAATGACTCCAACCCCGCTGATCTTCACAGGCACAGTTATCGTTTTCTGATCTAGCGGGCGCCATGCACCATTGTAGTAGTACATGGTGTTGTCATCATTGAGGCGTTCTATCCACACGTCACCTACGTCGACCTGGTTTACGGTTTCGCTCCAAGCAATATACTGGTTATGCCCCATTCCTATGAATGGCAGCCCATAGAATATGGCGCCCATAACGTTAAGCTCTGGAAGCCCGTTATGTGCTGGGGCTATCAGGTGGGCTTGATACCATTGAAGTACACCGTCCCATGGTAAGTGTGGATTCATCCCATACATTGGGAACCCGGTGGATGTGCGGCTTCCATTAACCGCCCACTGGTTGCTGCCAAGCACGTCTCCACAAACTGCAAGAGAACTTGCGGAAGATGTTCCTATTCCAGACTGGTAGCGTTTAAGGTATTCTTCGACACCCATGGATTTTATGGCTTTTTCAGCTGCAATCCACTCCTCTAGCGCTCCTCTGGAGAAGAGAAGGTTTATCAGTTTCGCCATGGAGCAGACGTGGAGAGGCGTGACAGGAGCGTTCTCCTTTATCCACGAGGGGAGGGTGTCCCAGTGAGTGTAGATGTAGTAGTTTATTCCTGCAGTAAAGGGCTCAATCATGACGCGCCTTATATTTTCGCTTAGCGTACGGTAGTCTTCTTCGTCTGCTACAACCCAAAGCATTCTAAGCAGCACGTCACTTTCAACGTTCTTCAACCCAGGGTACCACGTATTATTGTTCCCGAAGGGGCCGAAAGTCTTTGAGAGGGTGCCAGTTGCAGTTAGGTAGTTCAGCATTATGGTTTCAATGGCGTCTTCCGCCTGAGCGTAGCCGAAACCAAAAAAGACAGCTTGCTGGCTGCTGCCATTAATATGAGGGATGCCAAACTCGTCCCTTATGATGGTAACCCCATCGCCGCCGAAACGAATCTGGGTGAATTCGGCGGCATTAGAAAAACTGGAGCCCCCAGCAAGCCCAACGACGAGCGAAGGAGTGGCAGAATACAGGAAGACAGAACCCAGGCTAGTCAAAAGAAGGGCGGCAATGAAAACAAGCGAACACACCATTATTCCACTTCGCAACCCTTTCCTCCCTCCTTCCACTTTTCTATCTTCTGAAAGAAAAAAACTGATATTTTTCATTAATAAAACCTTTTTCTTCTTTACCGCATTTTAAGTCTCGTTCACGTGGAAATCTAGCTTTATAAGGTTGGGGCATGTTAAGTGAGCTGTTAAATGCCTTCAATTAAGCTTTAAATATCAGCCTTCCCCCCTTCTATCCGCCTTAAAGCAGTTAGGGTAAGTTAGCGTGCCTGGTGGGGGGAAGAAAAGAAAGTGAAAAATAATAGATAATAAAAAAAGATAAAGATAAATAAGAGAAGTGGGCAGAAATACCTTTTAAAAGATGGAGGGTTGAGGAAGTTGGCTGAGAAGGCGGGTAGGGAGGCTAAGAAAGCGAAGGCGGCTGAAAAGGCTAAGGAGACCAAGGAAGCAGCGGGAGGAGAAGGCGCGGTTGCACCGAAGTTTAAGCAGCCGTGGGACGGGTTCCTTTCATTCTTCACGGTGTTCATTTGGGCTTTCATAGTTCTGTATGTTTTCATTCACCCGGTGTGGGGCATCGCCACCAAGATGGTTAGGATGAACGCGTTCATAGCTTCTATGCTTGGCATGGCGGCGGGGCACGCTGAGCTCGGTCTCCTCCTATCACTTAGTAACGCCTTGAACATGGAGATGTATCCTCTCGGCTATCTTGTCGACTGGGTTCCCTACTTCATATTCTGCATCGTCTGGTTTGTCACAGTAGCCGTTTTAGCGAGACCCTTCACGCTCTCGCGCAGGAAGCAGCCTCAGACGGGTATCGCGGTGACAGCTTTGTCGATGATCCTCGCCTTCGTGACATGGTACATCCTGGCGATGGTCCTACACTGGAAAGGCTATGAGATGATCATACTCGCAACGAGCTGCTTCTTAGTGTTCCCGATATGGGCCACTTTGTTCAACTACTGGCCGTTCATCCCGAAGAAGCCGAACGTTCACCCTGCAGTTAGAGGGGCAGTGTACGCCACCATCTCGTGGGTCTTAGCGTTCGTGATACGTGGAGTGATTACTTTTCTGATATGGTCTAACCCTGTAGCGACCGCTTTCACCCAGTACCTCTTCGGCATTCCATTAGTAACCCTGACGCCGACCGAGCCATATGACTTCTACAACTCGTTGCTGTTATGCATAATTGTCGGAGCAGTCATTATGAGCGTTGTCTCCCCGTTCCCGAACGTCCCACAGCCCAAGCGTGGACTGTTAAACTTCGGGTTAGCGGTCTTGATAGGAGTCGCCATGTGGGGTATACTTTCAGCGGTTGTGGGTCCATCCTCGCAGACCGTTCTCATGACCGGCGGAGTTCCATATCTCTTCACGTTCCCCTACACGAACCATGGAGCTATAGCGGCGTACGTGGCCTTCCCACTGGTCACACTCCTCGCTGGGCAGCTTACGTTCGGAATGTGGCCTTGGTTAAAGTGGGGCATGAAGGGGAGCATAGGGCTGGTCGTTACATCATTCGTAGTTGGGACGATCCTGTACTACATATTCATGGTTAACCCAGGACTTGCGGTCATATTCACCGGGGCAAACCTGCTGCTACCGGTGAGCGGGCTAGAAACAATATACATGTTCTACCTCGGAATAGGGCTAATGTTCGGGTCAACGGGAGCTATCTGGAACGCGCTAGTCTACTGCTTATACTTTGAGGGAGTGGCAGAATTCTTAGGGCATGCAGTCATGTTCGCATGGATATTAACAGTGCTCATCTTCTTCCTGCTAGCATACGAGGCGTTCGAGCACTGGCCATGGAGGTAGTTAGGTAATTATTCAATTTTTTCTTTCTTTTTCTCATCATTTTTGCAGATTTCCTATGGAGACATGAATAATTGGCTTCGAACATTAGCATTTCTTACTCGTCTTGAGCTCCTGCCAATGCTTAAATGTTAAAAAAAGGTTCTTAAGCGTTTTAGCTGAAGGGGCTCCTTTGTTTTACCGGTCACTTACTTTTTGGTCGTGAAACAGGGCAAGGGTACCCGGGAGGAGTTATTGTTCCCCTAGTAAACTTAGCCGTTTTGTGCTTCTAGACGAGTTTTATTTCCGTTACACTTCCCCTTTCCGTCAGCTTTGACCACTCTATTATTGCTTCTTTTCCCGAATACTTTTGAACTATGGCGGCTGCGACCATTGCCATGGGGCATATTCCCTTTGTCTCTGCTACGATGTGTGCTGTTTTCGCCATGAAGCAGTCATTGAGGACGAAAATGTACGTGCTCTCATCCTTTTTTCTAAACTCGGCGGATGAGACAAGTAGGGATTTCTCTAAAAGCTGGGCGAATTTCGACAGCGCTTCCTCGATATTTTCTCCCTTTATGGATTTTAGTCCGAGCTTCTCTACTCTTATCACACTCTCTTGCACCATCGGGAATATGTAGTCTTTGAACCCTTCACGGCCCAAGAGCTCTATTATTTTTTCCTGGAGAGTGAAT
It contains:
- a CDS encoding PIN domain-containing protein, with the translated sequence MPALDTQVIFAFNPDDKHHKHSVKVLEEAKTSGDYYIPEFVVLELILVLRSKGVPCKDIVDLLSALEVIMKEYRLRFLAGFEVKDFADAVKLLSEGVTLFDALIAVSAKRVDGKVVSDDQSFDRLGVTRIPFSR
- a CDS encoding anion transporter; protein product: MHISISVIVLFVVFVLIAIRQIGRVRLKIWQIMLGGAIAVLLAQEISPIKALHAIDLDVMLFLFGMFVVGEALTRSGYLLNFSYRIFKRAKSVDHLVLTILFSMGLLSAILMNDTLAIIGTPLMVYFSKKHGISPKLLLLSLAFAVTVGSVMSPIGNPQNLLIAIGGNMKNPFIDFFKYLTIPTMICFIAAYLLLRIFYRREFGKNLNNQNQEPISDEKLAILSKVSLILIVAMIAVKILLVFVGFAAEFRLTYIALVAAAPILIFSKRRFEILKNIDWYTLIFFASMFILMKSVWDSGFFQSFIGFNPGIASIPTILATSVIVSQFISNVPFVALYLPLLKYYNELLSQLLNIPYAHLYPEVMGLLGGTSTKQLVALAAGSTIAGNLTILGAASNVIIIQNAERDNQTLTFFEFVKIGAPLTIICVITYWAFLAIL
- a CDS encoding HEPN domain-containing protein, which codes for MAKSKVLLDEAKRDIEVGCYNKAVSAAYFALRMVVERYLDSLGAQYSKKDDKLANTIQSLGMKDVAYAMRVLFQARKRADHGDKLFTLEEAKDLLSMAESSWKTVLEAFKKKAGL
- a CDS encoding penicillin acylase family protein, encoding MRSGIMVCSLVFIAALLLTSLGSVFLYSATPSLVVGLAGGSSFSNAAEFTQIRFGGDGVTIIRDEFGIPHINGSSQQAVFFGFGYAQAEDAIETIMLNYLTATGTLSKTFGPFGNNNTWYPGLKNVESDVLLRMLWVVADEEDYRTLSENIRRVMIEPFTAGINYYIYTHWDTLPSWIKENAPVTPLHVCSMAKLINLLFSRGALEEWIAAEKAIKSMGVEEYLKRYQSGIGTSSASSLAVCGDVLGSNQWAVNGSRTSTGFPMYGMNPHLPWDGVLQWYQAHLIAPAHNGLPELNVMGAIFYGLPFIGMGHNQYIAWSETVNQVDVGDVWIERLNDDNTMYYYNGAWRPLDQKTITVPVKISGVGVIYQKIPVYYTHHGVLLTINTTHHWALAVNYSTSKNIVGLEQWYRINTAQNLEEFKEAWSLLGTAIFNVMYADVYGNIFYVWNGVCPKRNDTFNWKAAVPGWLPETDWGPVIPFGELPQQENPESGWMQNCNIPAWNITIQPNNVSMRHEANPFPSYLVDWNGNKGMSRYTRGYMLYNMLLSDTNVTIDDMIEMAVNVSVAYLASDCISKLPDTVPGGRQELNDAIEALKAWDMEMTNQTAATIFQLWAQKLMDKCREKYGENATIWDFEEYIGNLTQEEAVETLNETVSYMLHVYGNVSVYWYNVHYVVRGQYRVGLSGTSGEPFGCLNPRWYTFNEKTGEWRCTGGSSFIMVVSLEPNNIKSWSVLPYGVSNKPSSPHYADQLLNYYSKDQLHPNYFYMVDILAHNESSIDLPVYSLNETIEMIKSKVAEEMLASIQVLAMLNIAALHTVNQAARSSLATGLTATAILAVVTAISARRKPKTPA
- a CDS encoding MBL fold metallo-hydrolase, giving the protein MSVDLGVGVRWVKITVLADNTVNPILRVDERFTGYVYHAGTAGCLGEHGLSLLLQVGTKHGTRTILFDTCGPKGTLINNMNELKVDPSSIEKVVVSHGHYDHFGSLIRLMDELSPEAEVILHPDVFRSKYVLRGELSGKDIRVSKETLEKLAREGKAAKLPQLDRKLVEQVARARKLRIVEATGPVELAPGVWASGEIPIQHREELSTGFYVEAGEKIMPDYFNDEKSIYVKVEGKGVIVLTGCCHKGLINTIEDAQRLSGERNVYAIIGGLHMIHASQHRINWTIEQLKEINPKIVSPLHCSGIKFTVHLLNRLPEKTIFSSVGTTFTL
- a CDS encoding AbrB/MazE/SpoVT family DNA-binding domain-containing protein, encoding MEEFVRVGERFVVVLPKSVRKKLSLKKGDLLRVNVEGERIIMTPVREEAFEVFRRVLSGIEWSRQVREECEKFLIDEAR